From a region of the Geothrix sp. 21YS21S-2 genome:
- a CDS encoding aldo/keto reductase has product MTLAPLVLGGNVFGWTLDEKRSFEVLDGFLDAGFNAIDTADIYSVWAEGNRGGESETIIGRWLRANPGKRDRVLLFSKVGGDFHDGRKGLSARWIARAVEDSLTRLQTDRIDLYQSHWPDPGTPHEETLGAYAALLEAGKIRAIGCSNMDPARVEASLKVARALGLPGYQTLQPEYNLCSRTGYEGGLRQLAVREGLGVLAHSGLARGFLTGKYRSRADLAKSPRGADMVRFLDGRGGRILAALDQVADRHGARPAEVALAWLLTREGVTAPIASATSLAQLASLARAARLALSGEDLRRLGQASDTWWDAVGLGPCRGWLARAYRRVLQP; this is encoded by the coding sequence ATGACCCTGGCGCCCTTGGTCCTGGGCGGCAACGTGTTCGGCTGGACCCTCGACGAGAAGAGGAGCTTCGAGGTGCTCGACGGCTTCCTCGATGCGGGATTCAACGCCATCGATACGGCTGACATCTATTCCGTCTGGGCGGAGGGCAACCGGGGCGGGGAGTCGGAGACCATCATCGGCCGCTGGCTGCGGGCCAATCCCGGCAAGCGCGACCGCGTGCTCCTGTTCTCCAAGGTGGGCGGCGATTTCCACGACGGGCGCAAGGGCCTTTCGGCGCGCTGGATCGCGCGCGCGGTGGAGGACTCGCTGACGCGGCTGCAGACCGACCGGATCGACCTGTACCAGTCGCACTGGCCCGACCCGGGCACGCCGCACGAGGAGACCCTCGGCGCCTATGCCGCCCTGCTGGAGGCCGGAAAGATCCGGGCCATCGGGTGCTCGAACATGGACCCCGCCCGGGTGGAAGCGTCCCTGAAGGTGGCGCGCGCGCTGGGCCTGCCCGGCTACCAGACCCTCCAGCCCGAGTACAACCTCTGTTCCCGCACGGGGTACGAGGGGGGGCTGCGGCAGCTGGCGGTCCGGGAAGGGCTCGGCGTGCTGGCCCACAGCGGCCTGGCGCGGGGCTTCCTGACCGGCAAGTACCGCTCCCGGGCGGATCTGGCCAAGAGTCCGCGCGGCGCGGACATGGTCCGGTTCCTGGACGGGCGGGGCGGACGCATCCTGGCGGCGCTGGACCAGGTGGCGGACCGCCATGGGGCCCGTCCCGCGGAAGTGGCGCTGGCGTGGCTCCTGACCCGGGAAGGGGTGACGGCCCCCATCGCCAGCGCCACCAGCCTCGCGCAGCTGGCCAGCCTGGCCAGGGCCGCGCGGCTGGCGCTGTCCGGCGAGGACCTCCGGAGGCTGGGGCAGGCCAGCGACACCTGGTGGGACGCGGTGGGCCTCGGGCCCTGCCGCGGCTGGCTGGCCAGGGCGTACCGCCGGGTCCTTCAACCCTGA
- a CDS encoding site-specific DNA-methyltransferase produces MDRPEPHGIGTGPGALLEEPGLGIRARGRRPVPADNMLIHGDNLPALKALEATHAGLITCAFVDPPYNTGSAFTQYDDDLGHALWLEGIRERLEVLKRLLSPDGSLWITIDDHECHYLKVLCDGIFGRENFVANAVWQKKYTIANDAKWLSDNHDHILIYAKDKARWRPNRLPRTGGMDARYRNPDNHPKGPWKATPLHAKSGTENGKAFSFVFRNGIVWSPPKGTYPRFTAETLRKLEEADAIWFGKAGASVPARKTFLSDLSEEGTPCPTVWLHTEAGNNHEARDEAKTANPADPFATPKPERLLQRIIHLATRPGDWVLDPFAGSGTTGAVAHKMGRRWIMVELGGHCHTHILPRLRKVVEGADPGGVTESAAWKGGGGFRCFRVAPSPGAQPARK; encoded by the coding sequence ATGGATCGTCCGGAACCCCACGGCATCGGCACGGGCCCGGGGGCCCTGCTGGAGGAGCCGGGGCTGGGCATCCGGGCCCGGGGCCGCCGTCCGGTTCCGGCGGACAACATGCTGATCCACGGAGACAACCTCCCCGCGCTGAAGGCCCTCGAAGCCACCCACGCCGGCCTGATCACGTGCGCTTTCGTCGACCCGCCCTACAACACGGGAAGCGCCTTCACCCAGTATGACGACGACCTCGGGCACGCCCTCTGGCTGGAGGGCATCCGGGAGCGCCTGGAGGTCCTGAAGCGCCTGCTGTCCCCGGACGGCTCCCTGTGGATCACGATCGACGACCATGAATGCCATTACCTCAAGGTTCTCTGCGACGGGATCTTCGGCCGGGAGAACTTCGTGGCCAACGCCGTCTGGCAGAAGAAGTACACCATCGCCAACGACGCGAAGTGGCTGTCGGACAACCATGACCACATCCTGATCTACGCCAAGGACAAGGCCCGGTGGCGCCCGAACCGCCTGCCGCGCACCGGCGGGATGGACGCGCGGTACCGGAACCCGGACAACCACCCCAAGGGCCCCTGGAAGGCCACCCCGCTCCACGCGAAAAGCGGCACGGAGAACGGCAAGGCCTTCTCGTTCGTCTTCCGGAACGGCATCGTCTGGTCCCCCCCCAAGGGGACCTACCCCCGGTTCACCGCGGAGACGCTCCGGAAGCTGGAGGAGGCCGACGCCATCTGGTTCGGCAAGGCCGGCGCCTCGGTTCCCGCCCGCAAGACCTTCCTTTCGGACCTTTCCGAGGAGGGCACCCCTTGCCCGACCGTATGGCTGCACACCGAGGCCGGGAACAACCACGAAGCCCGTGACGAGGCCAAGACCGCCAACCCGGCGGACCCCTTCGCCACCCCCAAGCCCGAGCGGCTCCTGCAGCGCATCATCCACCTGGCGACCCGGCCCGGGGACTGGGTGCTGGACCCCTTCGCGGGCTCCGGCACCACCGGCGCCGTCGCCCACAAGATGGGCCGCCGCTGGATCATGGTGGAGCTGGGCGGGCACTGCCACACGCACATCCTCCCCCGCCTGCGGAAGGTCGTCGAAGGCGCCGACCCCGGAGGCGTCACGGAGTCGGCGGCCTGGAAGGGCGGCGGAGGCTTCCGCTGCTTCCGGGTGGCCCCGTCTCCGGGGGCGCAGCCCGCCCGGAAATGA
- a CDS encoding TetR/AcrR family transcriptional regulator — MENAALDTRTILLQSALACFAERGFDGTSTRMIADHAHRPLSLLAHYFRNKEGMYLEVFKFLFETKLMRKGKPPIPEGGITPRDKQDAVRILRELIHDLFADICKDPRNQDPVHELGSRLWLQEVRTPRESLRPLFLQYIGPVTTTMKVCVQTLRPDLTEGEVLFIGASIMGMMTGHGSMAGLNRVVWGEEVTPASQFEACERLLDLALNGLTGGRQPDSSPHP, encoded by the coding sequence ATGGAAAACGCAGCGCTCGACACCCGTACGATCCTGTTGCAATCGGCCCTGGCCTGTTTCGCGGAGCGCGGGTTCGACGGAACGAGCACCCGGATGATCGCCGACCATGCCCACCGGCCGCTCTCTCTGCTGGCCCACTATTTCCGGAACAAGGAAGGGATGTACCTCGAAGTCTTCAAGTTCCTCTTCGAGACGAAGCTGATGAGGAAGGGGAAGCCGCCCATTCCCGAAGGGGGCATCACACCCCGGGACAAGCAGGACGCCGTGCGCATCCTCCGGGAGCTGATCCACGACCTCTTCGCCGATATCTGCAAGGATCCCAGGAACCAGGACCCCGTCCATGAGCTGGGGTCCCGCCTCTGGCTCCAGGAGGTCCGCACCCCGCGGGAGAGCCTGCGGCCCCTGTTCCTCCAGTACATCGGCCCGGTCACCACGACCATGAAGGTATGCGTCCAGACCCTCAGGCCCGACCTGACCGAGGGCGAGGTCCTCTTCATCGGGGCCTCCATCATGGGGATGATGACGGGGCACGGCTCCATGGCGGGCCTGAACCGGGTGGTCTGGGGCGAGGAGGTCACCCCCGCCAGCCAGTTCGAGGCCTGCGAGCGGCTGTTGGACCTGGCCCTGAACGGCCTGACGGGCGGCAGACAGCCGGATTCCTCGCCGCACCCATAA
- a CDS encoding DUF3187 family protein, with amino-acid sequence MAGRPGALALGLAAGIALGAQELEPGPSPTREMFPLFLTTMVYQPVDPSPLGRGRWRADLDHMRANTFEFSDVFKGAPPGTASGRITVTREFAEATAAAHAGLPVLFYFDEEVLRTSLKVRAGLSERTEVWAELPFISQGGGGLDSAIEGFHSLGFKQFGRDRVRKDQLTVAVMAYGRLQFYSDRPMRARVQDPTFGLMHRFLARPGLDLSLYAAVKPPLTTLYGVYRSGWDHGLGLTARWRAAPHHVLYGGVGVIRRPRGTLAFTTLPFGRMAGGWGGHATWEYRRWKRLRPFVQLYAQSGFLPEQPSQNLHRPSLQHDVGCRWLLRGNAALTFRYLNNITHNENTADMGLGLSLTAAF; translated from the coding sequence ATGGCCGGCAGGCCGGGGGCCCTGGCCCTGGGCCTGGCGGCGGGGATCGCCCTGGGGGCCCAGGAGCTGGAGCCGGGGCCCTCCCCCACCCGCGAGATGTTCCCCCTGTTCCTGACCACGATGGTCTACCAGCCGGTGGATCCCTCCCCCCTGGGCCGCGGGCGGTGGCGGGCGGATCTGGACCACATGCGGGCCAACACCTTCGAATTCTCGGACGTCTTCAAGGGGGCCCCGCCGGGGACGGCTTCGGGCCGGATCACCGTCACCCGGGAATTCGCCGAGGCCACGGCCGCCGCCCATGCGGGACTGCCCGTCCTGTTCTACTTCGACGAGGAAGTGCTGCGCACCTCCCTCAAGGTCCGGGCGGGACTTTCGGAACGCACGGAGGTCTGGGCCGAGCTCCCCTTCATCAGCCAGGGCGGGGGGGGCCTGGACTCGGCGATCGAGGGTTTCCACAGCCTGGGATTCAAGCAGTTCGGCCGGGACCGCGTCCGGAAGGACCAGCTGACCGTGGCCGTCATGGCCTACGGCCGGCTGCAGTTCTATAGCGACCGGCCGATGCGCGCCAGGGTCCAGGATCCCACCTTCGGGCTCATGCACCGGTTCCTGGCGCGGCCCGGCCTGGACCTGTCCCTCTATGCGGCCGTGAAGCCCCCGCTCACGACCCTGTATGGCGTCTACCGCTCCGGGTGGGACCATGGCCTCGGCCTGACGGCCCGCTGGCGGGCGGCGCCGCATCATGTCCTCTACGGTGGCGTGGGCGTCATCCGGCGGCCCAGGGGCACCCTCGCCTTCACGACCCTGCCCTTCGGGAGGATGGCCGGGGGCTGGGGCGGGCACGCAACCTGGGAATACCGGCGCTGGAAACGGCTCCGCCCCTTCGTGCAGCTCTACGCCCAGAGCGGCTTCCTGCCGGAGCAGCCCTCCCAGAACCTGCACCGCCCCAGCCTGCAGCACGATGTGGGGTGCCGCTGGCTCCTGCGGGGAAACGCCGCCCTCACCTTCCGGTACCTCAACAACATCACCCACAACGAAAACACCGCCGACATGGGCCTCGGCCTGAGCCTGACGGCCGCATTCTGA
- a CDS encoding TetR/AcrR family transcriptional regulator: MDAPTPTPNPDTRDSLLDAALACFAKYGYDATSIRLIASLAGKNSSLISYYFKSKEGLYRDVFKHMLARFQGCEPVDPPETPLADPRERLNHHFRRLLRQVEEHLRSKDPLQHQAARLFMAELHGPKDEVKDLILARIAPAVAEIRACLCELRPGLTEPELAFWGITLQGMCMAHSVHSELNKLVWPNADHALSLEEMADRLTDFACKGLGAPGPIPHDPPPGLPKEPLHA, translated from the coding sequence ATGGACGCCCCAACCCCGACACCCAACCCCGATACCCGCGATTCGCTCCTGGACGCGGCCCTGGCCTGCTTCGCGAAATACGGCTACGACGCGACCTCCATCCGCCTGATAGCTTCCCTGGCGGGTAAGAATTCCTCCCTCATCTCCTACTACTTCAAGAGCAAGGAAGGACTCTACCGGGATGTCTTCAAGCACATGCTGGCCCGCTTCCAGGGGTGCGAGCCGGTGGACCCCCCGGAGACGCCCCTGGCGGACCCCCGGGAGCGGCTCAATCACCACTTCCGGCGGCTCCTGCGCCAGGTGGAAGAGCACCTGCGGTCCAAGGATCCGCTCCAGCACCAGGCGGCCCGGCTTTTCATGGCCGAACTGCACGGCCCGAAGGACGAGGTCAAGGACCTGATCCTGGCCCGCATCGCCCCGGCGGTGGCGGAGATCCGCGCCTGCCTGTGCGAGCTCCGCCCCGGCCTGACGGAACCGGAGCTCGCCTTCTGGGGAATCACCCTCCAGGGCATGTGCATGGCCCATTCCGTCCACAGTGAACTGAACAAGCTCGTCTGGCCCAACGCCGACCACGCCCTCTCCCTGGAGGAGATGGCGGACCGGCTCACGGACTTCGCCTGCAAGGGCCTCGGCGCCCCTGGCCCCATCCCCCACGACCCCCCTCCCGGCCTGCCCAAGGAGCCCCTCCATGCCTAG
- a CDS encoding efflux RND transporter periplasmic adaptor subunit encodes MPRSIRDEAVLLSCAAVAVLLTTGCAKEARPASIPEVAVVTLAPERAVLTSELPGRVSALLMAEVHPQVNGIVQKRVFTEGGLVKEGDLLYQIDPGPYQAALDTASAALARAEANLPAVRKRAERFKDLAASNAVGQQDYEDAAAAHKQAEAEVLAGKAAVEAARINLRYTRVTAPISGRTGRSAVTPGALATAYQGPAFTTIQQLDQVFVDSPQSSAILMELRRNLESRRIQGGSAEQAKVKLLLEDGTPYPKPGVLKFSDVTVDPTTGSQVLRMVFPNPGQVLLPGMYVRAVVEEGVAEQAILAPQQGVTRDPKGNAIAMVVDPAGKVEQRTLKVDRAVGTRWLVLDGLRAGDRLILEGLQKIRPGMAVKVVPFTAASK; translated from the coding sequence ATGCCTAGATCCATCCGAGACGAAGCGGTTCTTCTCTCCTGCGCCGCCGTGGCGGTCCTCCTGACGACGGGATGCGCCAAGGAGGCGCGGCCCGCCTCCATCCCGGAAGTGGCGGTGGTGACCCTGGCGCCGGAGCGGGCCGTGCTGACCTCGGAGCTGCCGGGACGGGTATCGGCCCTTCTCATGGCCGAAGTGCATCCCCAGGTGAACGGCATCGTCCAGAAGCGGGTCTTCACGGAGGGCGGGCTGGTCAAGGAAGGCGACCTCCTCTACCAGATCGACCCGGGCCCCTACCAGGCTGCGCTGGACACGGCCTCGGCCGCCCTGGCCCGGGCCGAGGCCAACCTTCCCGCCGTCCGCAAGCGGGCCGAGCGGTTCAAGGACCTGGCCGCCTCCAACGCCGTGGGCCAGCAGGACTACGAGGACGCCGCCGCGGCCCACAAGCAGGCCGAGGCCGAGGTTCTGGCCGGCAAGGCCGCGGTGGAGGCCGCCCGCATCAACCTGCGCTACACCCGCGTCACCGCCCCCATCTCCGGGCGCACCGGCAGGTCCGCCGTGACCCCGGGCGCCCTGGCCACGGCCTATCAGGGCCCGGCCTTCACCACCATCCAGCAGCTGGACCAGGTCTTCGTGGACTCGCCCCAGTCCAGCGCCATCCTGATGGAGCTGCGGCGGAACCTGGAGTCCCGGCGCATCCAGGGCGGCTCGGCCGAACAGGCCAAGGTCAAGCTCCTCCTGGAGGACGGGACGCCCTATCCGAAGCCTGGCGTCCTGAAGTTCTCGGACGTGACGGTCGATCCCACCACCGGGTCCCAGGTGCTGCGCATGGTCTTCCCGAACCCCGGGCAGGTCCTGCTGCCGGGCATGTACGTGAGGGCCGTCGTGGAGGAGGGCGTGGCCGAGCAGGCCATCCTCGCGCCCCAGCAGGGCGTCACGCGGGATCCCAAGGGCAACGCCATCGCCATGGTGGTGGACCCCGCGGGCAAGGTCGAGCAGCGCACCCTCAAGGTGGACCGGGCCGTGGGAACCCGGTGGCTGGTCCTGGACGGCCTAAGGGCCGGGGACCGGCTGATCCTCGAAGGGTTGCAGAAGATCAGGCCGGGCATGGCCGTCAAGGTCGTGCCCTTCACCGCAGCGTCGAAGTAG